The Garra rufa chromosome 8, GarRuf1.0, whole genome shotgun sequence genome has a segment encoding these proteins:
- the c8h2orf88 gene encoding small membrane A-kinase anchor protein has product MGCMKSKHCDPTQNSSSSEKVDGKPGKQGEKAVLVFSEIGSMEDPVRVNPVLLDYAQRLSEEIVARAVQQWAEVDSRYSDIPYIECDVP; this is encoded by the coding sequence ATGGGATGCATGAAATCCAAGCACTGCGACCCCACTCAGAACTCCAGCTCGTCGGAGAAAGTGGATGGCAAGCCAGGAAAGCAAGGAGAGAAAGCGGTTCTAGTTTTCTCAGAGATCGGCTCCATGGAGGACCCAGTACGGGTCAATCCGGTGCTGCTGGACTATGCCCAGAGACTCTCAGAGGAAATTGTAGCCCGGGCAGTACAACAATGGGCTGAGGTGGACAGCCGGTACAGTGACATCCCCTACATTGAGTGTGATGTGCCATAA